Sequence from the Methanobrevibacter arboriphilus JCM 13429 = DSM 1125 genome:
ATCAAGTTTAGATATTTCTCCAGAAAAACGAGAAAAGCTACTTATGAAAGCATACCAAGAAAATACAGACAAAATGCAGATACTATCAACAGCACCACAATATGCAGCAATAGCTGAATCTATAAACTCTAAAAAAAATAGATTAAATGGTAATTTTACAAGTTTTGAAGTTAATACAAATACAAATAATTACAAAAATAGCTATGAAAATAACTATGAAAATAATGGTGAAAATAGATATGAAGATAATAATGAATATTTAAACTTTAAAAATGAATTATACAATGAAACAAATAATGAACAAAATGTTATACCAACTCATTTTTATAATCCTGAATATACAAATCCTATGATAGCCCAACTCGCTGAATTCATAGGAGGATGTGGAGCTGGAAGATTTTACATAAACATTGAACCGAATGGAGATATATATCCTTGTGTATTTTTCCCACATGAAGAAGAAGTAAAGATAGGAAACATAATCTATGATGATTTTGATGAAATGTGGAGAGAAAATCCTCTTTTAAAACAATTGAGAAATAAAGAATTATTAAAAGGAAATTGTGGAAATTGTGAATCTAAGAACATTTGTGGAGGTTGCAGAGCTAGAGCATATAATTATTTTAAAGATGTATTAGCTCCAGACCCAGGATGCATAAAAAATCAAAAAGAATGGGAAATTTTAAAAACAAAAATAAATCAAGAAGAAAAACTAAAAATAAATGAAATAGACCAGGAAAAAATAATTTTAGAGCTAAAACATTAACATTAAATTTGAACATTGGAGTTTAAAAAATGAAAAACACTGATGTAGTTTTAATAAATCCTATGGATAAAACAATTGTTAGAAATGGTTTAGGTCTTAGTGTTCCTCCTTTAAATTTAATGTATCTTGCAGGAGCACTTGAAAAAGCTTCAATAGCAGTGCAAATATTTGATGATGACCTACACCAAGTCGGTCCTAAGCAAATTAATAAATATATTTCAAAAGTAGATCCAAAAGTAGTGGGTATTACTGCAACAACTGCAACCATAAAAGAATCATTAGCCTATATTAAAAATATAAAAAAAACCTTTCCAAATATTTTAACTGTAATAGGGGGACCTCACACAACATTTAGACCAATAGAAACTTTAAAAGAAGAAAATGGTCTCGATGTTGTTGTTATAGGAGAAGGAGAAAAAACAATAGTAGAACTAGTAAAAAGTTACATTAAAAACCAAGATAATAGCTATAATTCATTTCTATGTAATATTAAAGGAATAGCATACAAAAATAGAATTAAAAATTTCAAAAAAGATAAAAATCAAAATAATGAAATAAAATTAAATGAACCTCGGCCTTTAATAGATAATTTGGATAATATACCTTTTCCTGCAAGACATCTTGTAGACTTTAAATCTTATGAGCTTTCAAGCCAGTCTGGAGGGATAATCACAAGTAGAGGATGTCCATTTTCATGTGATTACTGTTCATCATCCCTAATAATGGGTAAAAAATTTAGGACTAGAAGCCCTGAAAATGTATTAGATGAACTAGAAGAACTTGTATATAAGTACAAACTTAAAGATATTGCTTTCTTAGATGATATATTTATGCTGAATAAAAAAAGAGCAAATGAAATAGCAAATGAAATTAAAAAAAGAGATTTAGATATAAACTTTGTAGCTTCATCAAGAGTTAATACAATAAATAAATCCCTTTTAGAATCTCTTAAAGAATCAGGTATGAGTACATTATACTGTGGTGTTGAATCAGGATCACAAAGAGTTTTAAATCTAATGAAAAAAGGAATCACACTTCAACAAGCAAAAGATGGATTTAAAACAGCAAAAAAAGTTGGAATTAATATTGTAGGATCTTTTATATTAGGATATCCTGGAGAAACACCAAAAGAAATGAATGAAACAATCGATTTTTCAATTAAACTTGATCCTGACTATTGTCAATATTCTATATTAACACCATTTCCAGGAACTCCCATATATAATAAGATGAATAAAGAAGGATTGTTAGAAAGTGAAAAATGGGATGACTACACAGTTCTAAAATCTGTGATAAATTATGAAAAAATGGGATTAAGTAAAAAGCTTGTAGAAAGAAAACTAGCTAAAGCATATATAAAATTTTATACAAGACCAAAATACCTAATAAAACATAGCTCAATGATAAAAGTTATAATGAAAACAATATATAGAAGCTATATAAAACCCACAGTTAAAGAAGAAACCCCAAAAGGATGGTACAAAAGCATGTAATATATAACCCAATGGTATATAGCATAAAATTTTTACATACAAAAAAATCTAGTTTATATAAATCAATTTTTAAATCAATTTTTAAATATTTCTATTTTTTAAATATCATAAATAAAAATCAACAAAACTTTTTTATTTAAACTTTAATTTTAATAAATCTACTTAAGATTAAAACTATTTTTAACTATTACAATTTCTAAATACTAAAAATATTAGCTATTAAAAATATTATTAATAAGTTAATAATAAATTAATAATAAAAGTTAATATTATACTACTAATAATACTTGATACTAAGATAATAGTAAAATTAAAATTTAAATAAAACAATCAGAAAAGAAAAAATATAGAAAATTTATCAATATAAATAACAATAAAACTCTAAAACAAATAAGAAAAAACAATAAGCAAAACATTAGTAATTATAAAAAGGGTTTGGCAGCAAAATGAAATTCCCATAGAAATATCCATAGTACACAAACAAAACACGAACAGACTTAACTACCGGGATCG
This genomic interval carries:
- a CDS encoding B12-binding domain-containing radical SAM protein, yielding MKNTDVVLINPMDKTIVRNGLGLSVPPLNLMYLAGALEKASIAVQIFDDDLHQVGPKQINKYISKVDPKVVGITATTATIKESLAYIKNIKKTFPNILTVIGGPHTTFRPIETLKEENGLDVVVIGEGEKTIVELVKSYIKNQDNSYNSFLCNIKGIAYKNRIKNFKKDKNQNNEIKLNEPRPLIDNLDNIPFPARHLVDFKSYELSSQSGGIITSRGCPFSCDYCSSSLIMGKKFRTRSPENVLDELEELVYKYKLKDIAFLDDIFMLNKKRANEIANEIKKRDLDINFVASSRVNTINKSLLESLKESGMSTLYCGVESGSQRVLNLMKKGITLQQAKDGFKTAKKVGINIVGSFILGYPGETPKEMNETIDFSIKLDPDYCQYSILTPFPGTPIYNKMNKEGLLESEKWDDYTVLKSVINYEKMGLSKKLVERKLAKAYIKFYTRPKYLIKHSSMIKVIMKTIYRSYIKPTVKEETPKGWYKSM